One genomic segment of Anguilla anguilla isolate fAngAng1 chromosome 2, fAngAng1.pri, whole genome shotgun sequence includes these proteins:
- the si:ch73-12o23.1 gene encoding lysosomal alpha-glucosidase produces MVSYKLLTPEDVYFSGPTSVDEPLEESAEDKPPESLLLEKKTVCSTTTGFIALGTFLLVVCGVWLISTIFWLQSPSGKLPHAPPPPGSAPVPAPAPASSLAPQHGQGNATPPSESCSTIPEAWRFDCYPERGVVVTQELCEARNCCFIPASTGKPPAKNGVPWCFYPPSFPTYTLETLNDTDLGYTGQLTKKEKTYYPKDIETLQLDAYFETDSRLHVKITDPSTARFEVPISVPNATKKASSPLYTVEFSKNPFGLVVKRTSTGTVILNTTVAPLFFADQFLQVSTSLPTQYVYGLGEHRSSFLHNVEWNTLTMWARDVPPTELTNLYGVHPFYLGMEPGGSAHGVFLLNSNAMDVVLQPAPALTWRTIGGVLDIYVFLGPEPSSVVQQYLEVVGFPAMPIYWALGNHLCRWGYKSSNATWDVVKNMRNYGMPQDVQWNDIDYMDRSLDFTFDPQQFSTLPDMVKDLHSHGQRYVMILDPGISSTQEPGTYWPYDEGLKRGIFINDSSGQTLIGKVWPGFTAFPDFSDHETHEWWFENLQKYHAKVSFDGLWIDMNEPSNFVDGSLKGCPSNDLENPPYTPGILDGTLRSKTLCASALHKTSVHYNLHSMYGLMEAKASSCALKRILGKRPFVISRSSFPSQGRYSGHWLGDNRSQWKDLYSSIPGMLTFNILGIPLVGADICGFGGSTTEELCVRWTQLGAFYPFTRNHNSIDEKAQDPTAFSPLARTAMKEVLLLRYSLFPLLYTLFHHAHLEGHTVARPLLFEFPEDPRTYSIDKQFLWGKSLLVTPVLDPGVTYVTGYFPKGLWYDLYTGSSVRSSGEELKLQAPLDKINVHLREGAVIPTQRPNTTLWVSSGQPLHLISTLTDDGAAEGDLFWDDGESLDTYETEQYAYIVFHVAKNTMTSEVLHDNVEASYITVETVSFFGLKKEPSTVTVNSQDAAFTYTANQVLTVTDLGLSLSRNFTISWT; encoded by the exons ATGGTGTCCTACAAGCTCCTGACCCCTGAGGACGTGTACTTTTCGGGCCCTACATCAGTGGACGAGCCATTGGAAGAGTCGGCAGAGGACAAACCCCCTGAGAGCCTCCTGCTAGAGAAGAAGACTGTTTGCTCCACCACCACAGGTTTCATAGCCCTGGGCACCTTCCTGCTGGTGGTCTGTGGCGTATGGCTGATCAGCACCATTTTCTGGCTGCAGAGCCCGAGCGGCAAGCTTCCACACGCACCACCGCCTCCTGGCTCGGCCCCGGTCCCGGCCCCAGCCCCAGCCTCCAGCTTAGCCCCACAGCACGGGCAGGGCAATGCTACCCCTCCATCGGAGTCCTGCAGCACCATCCCTGAGGCCTGGCGCTTCGACTGCTacccagagagaggggtggTGGTGACACAGGAGCTCTGCGAGGCGAGGAACTGCTGCTTCATCCCGGCGTCAACGGGGAAGCCTCCAGCCAAGAATGGCGTGCCCTGGTGTTTCTACCCCCCCAGCTtccccacatacacactcgaAACTCTGAATGACACTGACCTTGGTTACACTGGGCAGCTGACCAAGAAGGAGAAGACATACTACCCCAAAGACATCGAGACACTCCAGCTGGACGCCTATTTTGAGACGGACTCGAGGCTTCACGTGAAA ATTACAGATCCCTCTACTGCCCGCTTTGAAGTCCCCATATCTGTGCCTAATGCCACAAAGAAAGCATCCAGCCCTCTCTACACAGTGGAATTCTCCAAGAACCCTTTTGGATTGGTAGTGAAAAGGACTTCAACTGGGACAGTGAT ATTGAACACGACGGTGGCTCCGCTGTTCTTCGCGGACCAGTTCCTGCAGGTGTCTACGTCCCTGCCCACACAGTACGTCTATGGGCTGGGCGAGCATCGATCGTCCTTCCTCCACAATGTAGAGTGGAATACCCTGACCATGTGGGCTCGTGACGTTCCTCCGACG GAACTGACTAACTTGTATGGAGTTCATCCATTCTACCTGGGCATGGAGCCAGGCGGATCAGCTCACGGCGTCTTTCTGTTGAACAGCAATGCCATGG ATGTTGTGCTCCAACCGGCGCCTGCCCTCACCTGGCGCACGATTGGCGGCGTCCTGGACATCTATGTCTTCTTGGGTCCGGAGCCCAGCTCTGTAGTGCAGCAGTACCTGGAGGTTGTAG GCTTTCCTGCTATGCCCATCTATTGGGCTCTTGGCAACCACTTGTGCCGCTGGGGATACAAGTCAAGTAATGCCACCTGGGACGTGGTGAAGAATATGAGAAACTATGGGATGCCTCAG GATGTACAGTGGAATGATATTGACTACATGGACCGCTCTCTGGATTTCACATTTGACCCTCAGCAGTTTTCCACACTCCCAGACATGGTGAAGGACTTGCACAGTCATGGACAGCGCTATGTCATGATCCTG GACCCAGGGATCAGTAGTACCCAGGAGCCAGGCACCTATTGGCCATATGACGAAGGATTAAAACGTGGCATCTTTATCAATGATTCCAGTGGACAAACCCTGATCGGAAAG GTGTGGCCAGGGTTTACAGCCTTCCCTGACTTCTCAGACCATGAAACACATGAATGGTGGTTTGAGAACCTCCAGAAATACCACGCCAAAGTCTCTTTTGATGGACTCTGGATT GACATGAATGAGCCGTCAAATTTTGTGGACGGATCACTGAAAGGCTGCCCGTCAAATGACCTGGAAAATCCTCCTTACACTCCTG GGATTCTTGATGGCACACTCAGGTCAAAGACACTGTGTGCTTCAGCACTTCATAAAACATCTGTCCACTATAACCTGCACAGTATGTATGGTCTGATGGAGGCAAAGGCATCTTCCTG cGCTTtgaagaggattctgggaaagcGTCCCTTCGTGATTTCGCGCTCCAGCTTCCCGAGTCAAGGCCGTTATTCGGGACACTGGCTGGGAGACAACCGGAGCCAGTGGAAAGATCTGTACAGCTCCATCCCTG GCATGCTGACGTTCAACATCCTGGGCATCCCATTGGTCGGCGCCGACATCTGTGGCTTCGGGGGCAGTACCACGGAGGAGCTGTGTGTGCGCTGGACCCAGCTGGGCGCCTTCTACCCCTTCACCCGCAACCACAACTCCATCGATGAGAAG GCCCAAGACCCCACGGCCTTCAGCCCGCTGGCCCGCACGGCCATGAaggaggtgctgctgctgcgctACTCCCTGTTCCCGCTCCTCTACACCCTCTTTCACCACGCCCACCTGGAGGGCCACACGGTGGCCCGGCCCCTGCTCTTTGA gTTTCCAGAAGATCCAAGGACATATAGTATAGACAAGCAGTTCCTGTGGGGGAAGAGCTTGCTCGTCACTCCTGTATTGGATCCTGGTGTGACCTATGTAACTGGATATTTCCCTAAAGGACTGTGGTATGACCTTTATACT GGTAGCTCTGTTAGGAGCAGCGGAGAAGAGCTGAAACTGCAGGCCCCACTGGACAAGATTAATGTCCATCTCCGTGAGGGAGCGGTCATTCCCACACAG AGGCCCAACACCACCCTGTGGGTGAGCAGCGGCCAGCCCCTCCACCTCATTTCCACGCTGACGGATGACGGGGCGGCTGAGGGGGACCTCTTCTGGGACGACGGGGAGAGCCTGGACACCTACGAGACCGAGCAGTACGCTTACATCGTGTTCCACGTCGCAAAG aataccATGACTTCAGAAGTACTTCATGATAATGTAGAGGCGAGCTATATCACCGTGGAGACCGTGTCCTTTTTTGGATTGAAGAAGGAGCCATCCACTGTGACCGTGAACTCGCAAGATGCTGCATTTACGTACACAGCCAACCAG GTCCTAACCGTGACAGACCTCGGTCTCAGCCTCAGCCGAAACTTCACAATCAGCTGGACATAG